The following proteins come from a genomic window of Trifolium pratense cultivar HEN17-A07 linkage group LG4, ARS_RC_1.1, whole genome shotgun sequence:
- the LOC123922800 gene encoding uncharacterized protein LOC123922800 has protein sequence MKCNIDASFSSLNNRVGIVVCIRDEFGAYVLAKYEKFTPLCDVRIGEALGLLSALNWVHELNLGPVDFELDSKIVVDSFHSNKCDATELGDIISHCKQLFSNYYNNSSVEFIRRQANEVAHSLAKAATYAASPCILVDIPHCIEYLLINEIL, from the coding sequence ATGAAATGCAACATTGATGCTTCCTTTTCATCTCTAAACAATAGAGTTGGTATTGTTGTTTGTATCCGAGATGAGTTTGGCGCTTATGTGTTGGctaaatatgaaaaatttacACCTTTATGTGATGTTCGTATTGGTGAAGCTCTCGGTTTACTTTCAGCTCTCAATTGGGTTCACGAGTTAAACTTAGGACCAGTTGATTTTGAGCTCGACTCAAAGATAGTGGTGGATAGTTTTCATTCAAATAAGTGTGATGCTACTGAGCTCGGAGATATTATTTCACATTGTAAACAGCTATTCTCTAATTATTACAACAACTCTAGTGTTGAGTTTATTAGGCGACAAGCCAATGAGGTTGCTCATAGTTTAGCTAAGGCGGCCACATATGCAGCTAGTCCCTGTATTTTGGTTGATATACCACATTGTATTGAATACCTATTGAtcaatgaaatattataa
- the LOC123920817 gene encoding acidic leucine-rich nuclear phosphoprotein 32-related protein: MRYRISYLMDEIWEKAVETALEGEKDHASAKTLTLDGAVKCVQGRLPPPSLLERFQNLQHLSIANVGVSSLEQFPRLRSLQKLNLSDNRIAGGLEFLVQAGLDSLRDLDLSNNRIQFIEDLAPLAQVKLVSLDLYECPVTRVKDYRSRVFGLIKSLKYLDKMDAEENERPESDDEEEDDEEEEEEEEDDPGSGEIDGGEEDRHFGLNNGHGEGVDVDGVVDADEDEESDADEEVTESSRGGVNGVNLNHQENGFHVAPVDVEEEDDDEDSGEEIDEEEGDDDDVVEVHAIDDSDDDEDGVEYDEDDDDDDDEDDDEVDNDEGDFAEPESTSGRLVSTEGEIDGHEQGEEDGDEDDNGETGEDEIAVEEDDEDDDDDDGEFEDDDEEEDFGAGYLVQPVGQAEALNDVVVDTDEVENEDIEEEEEVDDDDEDNDVQEVLPPPASSHPKRKRDNDDEDDEDDEDEEGFTKPSKKHH; encoded by the exons ATGAGATATAGGATTTCGTATTTGATGGATGAGATCTGGGAGAAGGCTGTTGAAACGGCGTTAGAAGGCGAGAAGGATCACGCTTCCGCTAAAACGCTAACACTTGACGGCGCCGTTAAGTGCGTTCAAGGACGTTTACCTCCTCCGAGCCTTCTAGAAAGGTTCCAGAACCTTCAGCATCTTTCGATTGCAAACGTCGGCGTTTCATCTCTGGAGCAGTTCCCGAGGCTCCGGAGTTTGCAGAAGTTGAATCTCTCTGATAACCGGATCGCCGGTGGTTTGGAGTTTTTGGTTCAGGCTGGACTTGATTCGCTTCGTGATCTCGATTTATCGAACAATAGGATTCAGTTTATCGAAGATCTTGCTCCGTTGGCGCAGGTGAAGCTTGTTTCGTTGGATCTGTATGAGTGTCCTGTTACTCGTGTTAAGGATTATCGATCTAGGGTTTTTGGTTTGATTAAGTCGTTGAAGTATTTGGATAAGATGGATGCGGAGGAGAATGAGAGGCCCGAGTCGGATGATGAGGAAGAGGACGATGAGgaagaggaggaggaagaagaggaTGATCCTGGGAGTGGTGAGATTGATGGAGGAGAGGAAGATCGACATTTTGGGTTGAATAATGGACATGGTGAAGGTGTTGATGTTGATGGAGTTGTTGATGCTGATGAGGATGAGGAGAGTGATGCGGATGAGGAGGTGACAGAGTCTTCGAGGGGAGGAGTGAATGGGGTGAACTTGAACCATCAGGAGAATGGGTTTCATGTTGCTCCTGTTGATGTTGAagaggaagatgatgatgaggatTCTGGAGAGGAGATTGATGAGGAGGagggtgatgatgatgatgttgttgaggTTCATGCGATTGAtgatagtgatgatgatgaggatggGGTTGAGTATGATGAagatgacgatgatgatgatgacgaggATGATGATGAGGTGGATAATGATGAAGGGGATTTTGCTGAACCTGAGAGTACTTCTGGACGGTTGGTGAGCACCGAAGGTGAGATTGATGGGCATGAGCAAGGTGAGGAAGATGGAGATGAAGATGACAATGGAGAGACCGGAGAAGATGAGATAGCTGTAGAAGAAGATGACGAagatgatgacgatgatgatggagagtttgaagatgatgatgaa GAAGAAGACTTTGGTGCTGGATATCTTGTTCAGCCAGTTGGACAGGCTGAGGCTCTCAATGATGTGGTTGTTGACACTGATGAGGTTGAAAACGAGGACattgaagaagaggaagaagttgatgatgatgatgaagacaACGATGTTCAAGAAGTGTTGCCACCTCCTGCCTCTTCACACCCCAAGAGAAAGAGGGACAATGATGATGAAGACGACGAGgacgatgaagatgaagaaggattCACAAAGCCATCCAAGAAGCATCACTAA
- the LOC123922801 gene encoding putative proline-rich receptor-like protein kinase PERK6, giving the protein MGSPPHNNSPDDATPDNATPDDADGSSSRNPPSSSSSHKSSKSSSKNSSNNDDDSKAIIGAAVGAGFVILVLVCFCLICKRRKKKKGNPQNYYYGPGENSKGSNYYHSGQHPHPNWQGGPGPGPSPSPHGMDHVVRVQQAPNGSGVWGAPHPLMNSGEMSANYSYGMGPPMPPPSPGLSLSLKGGTFTYEELASATKGFANENILGQGGFGYVHKGTLPNGKEVAVKSLKSGSGQGEREFQAEIDIISRVHHRHLVSLVGYCVSGGQRMLVYEFVPNKTLEHHLHGKGVPTMDWPTRMKIALGSAKGLAYLHEDCSPRIIHRDIKAANVLIDDSFEAKVADFGLAKLTTDTSTHVSTRVMGTFGYMAPEYASSGKLTEKSDVFSFGVMLLELLTGKRPLDLTNAMDESLVDWARPLLNKALEGDGNFSELVDPFLEGKYNHQEMIRLAACAASSICHSAKKRIKMSQIVRALEGDVSLEDLKAGMVKSSGGNASAYTFTAGSEYDTQQYNADMMKFRMAIMSNQEFGDSSELSSKEMGRH; this is encoded by the exons ATGGGTTCACCCCCACACAACAATTCACCAGATGATGCTACACCTGATAATGCTACCCCTGATGATGCTGATGGATCATCATCAAGAAATccaccttcttcatcttcatcacacAAATCAAGTAAATCATCATCAAAAAATAGCAGCAACAATGATGATGATAGTAAGGCCATAATTGGAGCTGCTGTTGGAGCTGGATTTGTTATTCTTGTCttggtttgtttttgtttaatttgtaagaggaggaagaagaagaagggaaacccgcaaaattattattatggtCCTGGAGAAAATTCAAAAG GGAGCAATTATTACCACAGTGGACAACATCCTCATCCAAATTGGCAAGGAGGCCCAGGACCAGGCCCAAGTCCAAGCCCACATGGAATGGATCATGTTGTTAGAGTCCAACAAGCACCAAATGGAAGTGGTGTTTGGGGTGCACCACACCCTTTAATGAATAGTGGTGAAATGAGTGCCAATTATTCATATGGAATGGGCCCACCTATGCCTCCTCCTTCACCAGGCCTATCTCTTAGTCTCAAGGGTGGTACCTTCACTTATGAGGAATTGGCATCAGCTACTAAGGGATTTGCTAATGAGAATATTTTAGGACAAGGTGGTTTTGGTTATGTCCATAAGGGAACTTTACCTAATGGAAAAGAAGTTGCTGTTAAAAGTTTAAAATCGGGTAGTGGGCAAGGCGAGCGTGAGTTTCAAGCAGAGATTGATATCATTAGTCGTGTTCATCATCGTCATCTTGTGTCGCTTGTTGGATATTGTGTTTCCGGTGGACAAAGAATGTTGGTTTATGAATTTGTTCCAAATAAAACTTTGGAACATCACCTTCAtg GAAAGGGTGTGCCTACCATGGATTGGCCTACTAGAATGAAAATTGCATTAGGATCAGCTAAAGGGCTTGCTTATCTTCATGAAGATT GTAGTCCTCGCATTATCCATCGTGATATTAAGGCTGCTAATGTTCTAATTGATGATAGCTTTGAAGCTAAG GTGGCTGATTTTGGATTGGCTAAGTTAACTACTGATACTAGCACACATGTTTCAACCCGTGTCATGGGAACATTCGG GTACATGGCCCCAGAATATGCATCAAGTGGAAAATTGACAGAGAAATCAGATGTTTTCTCCTTTGGGGTTATGCTACTAGAACTCTTAACTGGGAAACGACCTTTGGATTTGACCAATGCCATGGACGAAAGCTTAGTCGATTGG GCTCGACCACTCTTGAATAAAGCACTAGAGGGGGATGGCAACTTTAGTGAATTGGTGGATCCATTTTTGGAAGGAAAATACAATCATCAAGAAATGATAAGATTGGCAGCTTGTGCTGCTAGTAGCATTTGTCATTCTGCTAAGAAACGTATAAAAATGAGTCag ATAGTAAGAGCATTAGAAGGTGATGTTTCACTAGAAGACTTAAAGGCAGGGATGGTGAAATCTTCAGGAGGGAATGCAAGTGCTTATACCTTTACAGCTGGCTCAGAATATGATACACAGCAATACAATGCAGATATGATGAAATTTAGAATGGCAATAATGTCAAATCAAGAATTTGGTGATAGCAGTGAACTCTCTAGTAAGGAGATGGGTCGTCACTAG
- the LOC123920818 gene encoding 40S ribosomal protein S23 has translation MGKTRGMGAARKLKSHRRRQRWADKSYKKSHLGNEWKKPFAGSSHAKGIVLEKIGIEAKQPNSAIRKCARVQLIKNGKKIAAFVPNDGCLNYIEENDEVLIAGFGRKGHAVGDIPGVRFKVVKVSGVSLLALFKEKKEKPRS, from the coding sequence ATGGGAAAGACAAGGGGAATGGGAGCTGCCCGCAAGCTGAAGTCCCACCGCAGGAGGCAAAGGTGGGCTGACAAGTCATACAAGAAGTCTCATCTTGGTAATGAATGGAAGAAGCCTTTTGCTGGCTCATCTCACGCAAAGGGAATTGTCCTTGAAAAGATTGGTATTGAGGCTAAGCAGCCCAACTCTGCTATTCGTAAGTGTGCCAGGGTTCAACTCATCAAGAATGGAAAGAAGATTGCTGCATTTGTTCCCAATGATGGTTGCTTAAACTACATCGAAGAAAATGATGAAGTTTTGATCGCTGGATTCGGAAGAAAGGGTCATGCTGTTGGTGATATTCCTGGAGTTAGATTCAAGGTTGTCAAGGTCTCTGGTGTATCTCTTCTTGCTCTCTTCAAGGAGAAGAAGGAGAAGCCTAGATcttaa
- the LOC123920819 gene encoding U1 small nuclear ribonucleoprotein 70 kDa, which translates to MADPNNDPLLRNQNAAVQARTKAQNRANVLQLKLIGQSHPTGLTTNLLKLFEPRPPLEYKPPPEKRKCPPLTGMAQFVSKFAEPGEPEYSPPVPVVETPAERRARVHKLRLEKGAAKAAEELEKYDPHTDPNISGDPYKTLFVARLSYETTESRIKREFESYGAIKRVRLVTDTESNKPRGYAFIEYLHTRDMKAAYKQADGRKIEGRRVLVDVERGRTVPNWRPRRLGGGLGTTRVGGEEVNQRHSGREQQQSGPSRSEEPRVREDRHVDRDREKSRERGKERDRERERSRERSSDKPRDRDHREDRHHRDRDRDRNRDRDRGKERERERDRGRDRERGRDRDRGRERDRDRERDHDRDVEHDRYREKDKDYEVGDTDRGRSHDRVADYDHVESKHEKEPHGEKERDYEPDDHRGRYNQPGHGKRHADTEHDPDRYDHYEHQRGRGQYDEGDDHGDYNQYPDHDKMEDDHHTERPKSKSRDRDRNRDKDHDYHRSERSHSREYDY; encoded by the exons ATGGCAGACCCCAATAACGATCCTCTCTTGCGCAACCAAAACGCCGCCGTTCAAGCTCGTACCAAAGCTCAGAACCGCGCCAACGTTCTTCAACTCAAGCTG ATTGGACAGAGTCATCCAACTGGTTTGACCACGAATTTGTTGAAACTGTTTGAGCCCCGGCCTCCTTTGGAGTATAAACCTCCTCCTGAGAAAAGAAAATGTCCTCCGTTAACAG GGATGGCGCAATTTGTGAGCAAGTTTGCTGAACCTGGTGAACCGGAATATTCTCCGCCTGTGCCAGTTGTTGAAACTCCT GCAGAAAGAAGGGCTAGAGTACACAAGTTAAGACTAGAGAAGGGAGCTGCAAAGGCTGCTGAGGAGCTTGAGAAAT ATGATCCACATACTGATCCAAATATATCAGGAGATCCATACAAGACTTTATTTGTGGCCAGACTC AGTTATGAGACTACTGAAAGCAGAATCAAAAGGGAGTTTGAGTCATATGGTGCAATCAAACGG GTTCGGCTGGTTACTGATACTGAGTCAAATAAGCCCAGGGGTTATGCATTCATTGAATACCTGCACACAAGAGACATGAAAG CTGCTTATAAACAAGCTGATGGTAGGAAAATTGAGGGTAGAAGAGTGCTTGTGGATGTTGAGCGTGGGAGGACTGTTCCAAATTGGCGACCTCGCCGTCTAGGTGGTGGGCTTGGTACTACTAGAGTGGGGGGCGAAGAAGTTAATCAGCGACATTCGGGAAG GGAGCAACAGCAGTCAGGACCTTCTCGTTCTGAAGAACCAAGAGTGCGGGAGGATCGGCATGTTGATCG GGACAGAGAAAAGTCACGTGAAAGAGGTAAGGAAAGAGATAGAGAACGGGAGCGATCACGGGAGCGATCTAGCGATAAGCCTAGGGATCGTGATCATAGAGAGGATAGACACCACAGAGATCGGGACCGGGATAGGAATAGGGACAGGGACAGGGGTAAGGAGAGGGAAAGAGAAAGAGATCGCGGACGTGATCGAGAGAGAGGACGTGACCGTGATCGTGGTCGGGAACGTGATCGTGATCGAGAGAGGGATCATGATCGGGACGTGGAACATGATCGTTATCGCGAAAAGGATAAGGATTATGAAGTTGGGGATACTGATCGGGGACGATCCCATGATAGGGTGGCTGATTATGATCATGTGGAATCTAAACATGAGAAGGAACCTCATGGTGAAAAAGAGCGGGACTATGAACCTGATGATCATCGTGGGCGGTACAACCAACCTGGGCATGGAAAAAGGCATGCAGATACTGAACATGATCCTGATCGCTATGACCATTATGAGCATCAGAGAGGACGGGGGCAATATGATGAAGGAGATGACCATGGTGATTATAATCAATATCCCGACCATGATAAGATGGAAGATGACCATCACACTGAACGGCCAAAATCTAAATCACGTGATAGGGACAGAAACCGTGACAAGGACCATGATTATCATCGCTCAGAGAGGTCCCATTCTCGAGAATATGATTACTAG
- the LOC123920820 gene encoding sulfite exporter TauE/SafE family protein 3-like isoform X1, with protein sequence MALVATNKTTSRAATMIIWLISWSLITIYHVSLAESVLEEKKSENVVIKERHFFCYSGKSSYERVWPEMNFGWRIVVGSIVGFFGAALGSVGGVGGGGIFVPMLTLIIGFDPKSSTALSKCMITGAAGSTVYYNLRLRHPTLDMPLIDYDLALLFQPMLMLGISIGVAFNVMFADWMVTILLIILFIGTSTKALVKGIDTWKKETIMKKEAAQMLESGSTPDYASEEDYKSLPADLQDEEVPLLDNIYWKELSVLLYVWVAFLIVQIIKTYSKTCSIEYWILNSLQVPIAISVTLFEAICLCKGTRVISSRGKEINWKFHKICLYCFCGIIAGMVSGLLGLGGGFILGPLFLELGIPPQVASATSTFAMVFSSSMSVVQYYLLDRFPVPYASYLVLVATIAALTGQHVVRKIIAIFGRASIIVFILAFTIFVSAISLGGVGIVNMVEKMENEDYMGFDNICHHGKKYGV encoded by the exons ATGGCTTTAGTAGCTACAAATAAGACAACATCACGAGCAGCAACAATGATTATATGGCTAATCTCGTGGAGTCTTATTACGATCTATCATGTCAGTTTAGCAGAAAgtgttttggaagaaaaaaaatcagaaaatgttGTTATTAAAGAAAGACATTTCTTCTGCTATAGTGGGAAGTCTTCCTATGAACGTGTTTGGCCT GAAATGAATTTTGGTTGGAGAATTGTAGTAGGGTCTATTGTTGGATTTTTTGGAGCTGCATTGGGAAGTGTAGGAGGGGTAGGAGGTGGAGGAATTTTTGTCCCTATGCTTACTTTGATCATTGGTTTTGATCCGAAGTCTTCTACAGCCCTCTCTAAGT GTATGATTACAGGAGCAGCAGGGTCAACAGTGTATTACAATCTAAGGCTTAGACACCCAACACTAGACATGCCACTTATAGATTATGATCTTGCTTTGCTCTTCCAACCTATGCTAATGCTAGGAATAAGCATTGGTGTTGCATTTAATGTCATGTTTGCTGATTGGATGGTCACCATTTTGCTTATCATTCTATTCATTG GTACATCCACTAAAGCTTTAGTCAAAGGCATTGACACAtggaaaaaagaaacaattatgAAGAAG GAAGCAGCTCAAATGTTGGAATCAGGTTCTACTCCTGATT ATGCTTCTGAAGAAGACTACAAGTCACTACCAGCTGATCTACAAGATGAAGAG GTTCCTTTACTAGACAACATTTACTGGAAAGAATTATCAGTTCTTCTGTATGTTTGGGTGGCTTTTCTCATTGTTCAAATTATTAAG ACATACAGCAAAACTTGTTCCATAGAGTATTGGATTCTTAATTCCTTGCAG GTGCCTATTGCAATTTCTGTTACACTTTTTGAAGCCATATGCTTATGCAAAGGAACTAGAGTAATTTCATCAAGGGGAAAGGAAATTAATTGGAAGTTTCATAAGATTTGTCTTTACTGTTTCTGTGGAATAATAGCTGGTATGGTTAGTGGTTTGCTTGGCCTAGGAGGTGGCTTCATTTTGGGACCACTATTTTTGGAATTAGGAATTCCTCCTCAG GTAGCTAGTGCTACATCAACATTTGCTATGGTTTTCTCTTCCTCCATGTCAGTGGTACAATATTACCTTCTAGATCGCTTCCCAGTACCCTATG CTTCGTACTTAGTTTTGGTTGCAACCATAGCTGCATTAACTGGTCAACATGTGGTGAGAAAGATAATTGCCATCTTTGGTAGAGCATCTATCATTGTCTTCATATTAGCCTTCACCATTTTTGTGAGCGCAATCAGTTTAG GTGGGGTGGGAATAGTGAACATGGTTGAGAAGATGGAAAATGAAGATTATATGGGGTTTGACAATATCTGCCACCATGGGAAAAAATATGGGGTTTGA
- the LOC123920820 gene encoding sulfite exporter TauE/SafE family protein 3-like isoform X2: MNFGWRIVVGSIVGFFGAALGSVGGVGGGGIFVPMLTLIIGFDPKSSTALSKCMITGAAGSTVYYNLRLRHPTLDMPLIDYDLALLFQPMLMLGISIGVAFNVMFADWMVTILLIILFIGTSTKALVKGIDTWKKETIMKKEAAQMLESGSTPDYASEEDYKSLPADLQDEEVPLLDNIYWKELSVLLYVWVAFLIVQIIKTYSKTCSIEYWILNSLQVPIAISVTLFEAICLCKGTRVISSRGKEINWKFHKICLYCFCGIIAGMVSGLLGLGGGFILGPLFLELGIPPQVASATSTFAMVFSSSMSVVQYYLLDRFPVPYASYLVLVATIAALTGQHVVRKIIAIFGRASIIVFILAFTIFVSAISLGGVGIVNMVEKMENEDYMGFDNICHHGKKYGV, from the exons ATGAATTTTGGTTGGAGAATTGTAGTAGGGTCTATTGTTGGATTTTTTGGAGCTGCATTGGGAAGTGTAGGAGGGGTAGGAGGTGGAGGAATTTTTGTCCCTATGCTTACTTTGATCATTGGTTTTGATCCGAAGTCTTCTACAGCCCTCTCTAAGT GTATGATTACAGGAGCAGCAGGGTCAACAGTGTATTACAATCTAAGGCTTAGACACCCAACACTAGACATGCCACTTATAGATTATGATCTTGCTTTGCTCTTCCAACCTATGCTAATGCTAGGAATAAGCATTGGTGTTGCATTTAATGTCATGTTTGCTGATTGGATGGTCACCATTTTGCTTATCATTCTATTCATTG GTACATCCACTAAAGCTTTAGTCAAAGGCATTGACACAtggaaaaaagaaacaattatgAAGAAG GAAGCAGCTCAAATGTTGGAATCAGGTTCTACTCCTGATT ATGCTTCTGAAGAAGACTACAAGTCACTACCAGCTGATCTACAAGATGAAGAG GTTCCTTTACTAGACAACATTTACTGGAAAGAATTATCAGTTCTTCTGTATGTTTGGGTGGCTTTTCTCATTGTTCAAATTATTAAG ACATACAGCAAAACTTGTTCCATAGAGTATTGGATTCTTAATTCCTTGCAG GTGCCTATTGCAATTTCTGTTACACTTTTTGAAGCCATATGCTTATGCAAAGGAACTAGAGTAATTTCATCAAGGGGAAAGGAAATTAATTGGAAGTTTCATAAGATTTGTCTTTACTGTTTCTGTGGAATAATAGCTGGTATGGTTAGTGGTTTGCTTGGCCTAGGAGGTGGCTTCATTTTGGGACCACTATTTTTGGAATTAGGAATTCCTCCTCAG GTAGCTAGTGCTACATCAACATTTGCTATGGTTTTCTCTTCCTCCATGTCAGTGGTACAATATTACCTTCTAGATCGCTTCCCAGTACCCTATG CTTCGTACTTAGTTTTGGTTGCAACCATAGCTGCATTAACTGGTCAACATGTGGTGAGAAAGATAATTGCCATCTTTGGTAGAGCATCTATCATTGTCTTCATATTAGCCTTCACCATTTTTGTGAGCGCAATCAGTTTAG GTGGGGTGGGAATAGTGAACATGGTTGAGAAGATGGAAAATGAAGATTATATGGGGTTTGACAATATCTGCCACCATGGGAAAAAATATGGGGTTTGA